TTTTGTTAAGCACTTCTGAAATTTCAGATAAAAGAGTTCCGATTTCTTTGGTGTTTAGCTCCTTTAAGAAAGAAAACAGTATATCTACAAAAAGATCCGGAGCCATCTGATTAAAACCTTTTAAAATTACATTTAAAGATGAAGTGCCAAGATTCAATGAAAAGGGAATTAGAGAAAGTAAAAGGACAAATTTAGCAGGATATTTCCATATTTCATCATTTATTTTTTTTACAAGCTCAATTACATCTGGACTTAAATTATCAGCGAAATCTCTTATTTCACCGAAATCTACTTTTTCGTATATTGTTGCAAAGCCGCTTGAAACATGATTTGCGAAAAAATTAGGCTCAGTTTGATATATATCGTTTATTATTCGGATGTAGGAATTAATTATTTTAGCAATATCTTCGGAATTTATTTTAGTGAATATTTCGCTTACCATTTTAGCTTTTTCATGGGAAGAAAGCTTTTCTATAGTTTGAGAAATATCATTTAGACCCATAAGACCAAAATTGATTACGGAAGTTATCGAAGGAACAAGTTTAGATATATTGCTTGTTATAAGCTCGTCATTAAAAAGATTATTAACGGTTTCAGACGGAAGGACAGATTCATTTACAAAAGATTTTTGAAAACTTTTTTCCACTGGTTTTGAAAAAAATTTTTTTACCTTGCTTGTTCCTGCCCATATTTTTGTAACTTCAGGCACTAAAGTCCCTACAACATAGTGAAATTCCCTTGTATGAGCTATTTTTACGATTAATTCGGATAAAAGGTCTTGATTATCCTTTTTTACTTCGCTTGAATCCATAATTGACCTCTCTTTTTTATTTTGAAATGTGATTAGCGAGTCTTTTGCCAAGTCCAATTAAAGTTAAAGTAGGAGGCAAGCCAAAGGACTCTGGAATTACTGAGCAGTCACATACATAAAGGTTATCGTATTGGGTTTTTAAGTTTGAATCTACTAACTCGTTTATTTTTACAGTTCCTCCAGGGTGTGCTGCAATATACCAACTTTTATAAATATTTTTTGCTCCGGCATTTTTAAGTATTTTTTTTGCCCGTTCATAGCCTCTTCTTAGGTTTTGATAATCACTTTCAAGAAGATGCTTTCTAATTCCACCTCTATCTGTTAAATGGCCCCCAAGTCCGTCTTTTTCTTTTATCATAATTGTAAGGGTTTTTGGGTGGGAAAAAAATCTATCTACTCTTCCGACTTGAGATGAAAAACCTCTGAAAAGAGCTTTTGGAATAGTCATATCTGTCATCATATATCCTTCACCTTCCATGTGAGCCCCTGAAGCCATAGGTATTTCTTTACCGCCATCAAGGTCTTTGACTGTTCCCATTACAACTATCAAAGGATCAAAGAAAAAATTATAGCCGGCATTTTTAAAACCTGAATTTCTTAAAATAATCGGGGAACCTATACCTCCACCTGCAATTATAATTTTTTCGGCAAATGCTTTTTCAGCTTTGAACTTTTTGGTGTATTCAACGCCTATAGCTTTGTTGTTTTCAATTATAACTTTTTTAACTTTTGCGCCATTTATGAGATTTAATCCTTTTTTGGAGGCTTCTTCAACGAACATTCTTGCATTCCATTTTGCGCCAAAAGGGCAGCCATAATTGCATCTCCAACATTCTTGCTGGCATTTGTCTTGATATATGAATTTTGGGAGTTTTTTCCAGTTATAGTCTAAGTCTTGAGCTGATTCCATTATTCGTTTAGCCATAGGTCCCATTAATTCGTCTGATAAAGGAGCTATAGGGAGTTCTTTTTTTGTCTCTTCAATTTCTTTTGAAATGTCTATGTCGTATTTTTGGAGCAT
This is a stretch of genomic DNA from Desulfobacterales bacterium. It encodes these proteins:
- a CDS encoding GMC family oxidoreductase codes for the protein MENPSQNFDAIVVGSGPGGATVAKELINNGKNVLMLEWGNNKPITGTKFQTFKNMGTPFKSLLFTHKMLTMVRGITTGGSSIYYYGTAFEPPYDMLQKYDIDISKEIEETKKELPIAPLSDELMGPMAKRIMESAQDLDYNWKKLPKFIYQDKCQQECWRCNYGCPFGAKWNARMFVEEASKKGLNLINGAKVKKVIIENNKAIGVEYTKKFKAEKAFAEKIIIAGGGIGSPIILRNSGFKNAGYNFFFDPLIVVMGTVKDLDGGKEIPMASGAHMEGEGYMMTDMTIPKALFRGFSSQVGRVDRFFSHPKTLTIMIKEKDGLGGHLTDRGGIRKHLLESDYQNLRRGYERAKKILKNAGAKNIYKSWYIAAHPGGTVKINELVDSNLKTQYDNLYVCDCSVIPESFGLPPTLTLIGLGKRLANHISK